GCCCGCCGCGCCGCTGCTCTTCGATTTCCGTCAGCTCACCGTTTACCGGGGCGAACGGCGCGCTCTCCACGGCCTCGATCTTCAGCTCCGCGCCGGAGAACACGTAGCCATCCTCGGCCCGAACGGCTGCGGCAAATCGACGCTGATCAAGACGCTCACCCGCGAACTCTACCCGACCACCGACACTCCCGGCTACCGCTTCCAGCTCCTCGGCGAGGAGTTCGCCGACATCACGGATTTCCGCCGCAAGCTCGGCCTCGTTGCGCTCGACCAGATGCTGAAGCTCTCCTACGAGGTGACAGAGCGTCGCGTCACCGGCCTCGAGTTGGTGCTCTCGGGCTTCTTCGACAGCATCGGTCTCTGGCCGCACATGCGGCCCTCGCCCACCCAGCGGCGCCGCGCGCGAGCGGTCATGCGCGAGCTCGGAATCCCTCACCTCGCGACTCGTTCGCTCCAGGAAATGTCCTCCGGCGAGCAACGCCGCTGCTTCATCGGCCGCGCGCTCGTCCACGATCCCGCCGCACTGCTGCTCGACGAACCGACCACCAGCCTCGATCCGGCGGCGGTGATCGAGTTTCGCCGCACGTTGCGCACGCTATGCCGGCGCAACAAAAGCGTCGTGCTCGTCACCCACAACGTCGCCGACCTCGTCCCCGAAATCGACCGCGTGCTCCTGATGCGCGACGGTCGCATCGTCGCCGACGGGCCGCCACCGCGCGTGCTCAGCACGGCTTCTCTATCCGCGCTGTTCAGCGCGCCGCTGCGCCTCGTCCGCACGCGCGGGCACTACGATTTGGTGAGTCGCTGAACGGTCGCAGGCAATGCCGCGAGCGACTCGATACGCGCGGTGGCCGCAGCGGGGTCCTCGCCGGTGCGATCGCGGTCGACCCAAATGCACGTGATGTCCATTTCGCGGGCCGGACCGACATCGTGATAAAAGCTGCAGGCGGCATGCACCCAGTTTTCGCGTTCGACGCCGCTCACGCGCCAGAAATGCCGGAAGTGCGCGAGGGACGGTTTGTAGTCTTTCACTTCCTCCGCCGTCACCACCAAGTCGAACGGCTGACGAAATCCGCGCTGCGTCTGCGCGAAGAGCGCCCGGTCGCAGTTGGTGAGCACGGCCAATTTCCAACCAGTCGCGCGCAGCTCCGCCAGCGCCGGCTCGACGTCCGCGAACACCGGCTGCGTGCCCCAGTGGTCCGGCAACGCGTTCACGTCGTGGTCCGGCACGGCCAGGCCGATCTCGCGCGCCGCGCGCGCCACGCCTTCGCGGAGCACGTCGGCGTAGAGGCGGTGCGGACGTTCGTGCTCGAGCGGCCTTTCGTAGCGATGGTAGGCGGCGATCAGTTCGCCGACACGTTCACCGGCGAGCGGGCGCAGAATGTTCGCAAAGCCCGTGTGCCAGTCGACGAGCGTGCCGAAGCAGTCGAAGGTGATCCAACGGTGGGACGACATGGTGGGAGGCTGGGCGATTCAACGCGCTCTGACGAGCGCGACGACGCGGAGGCTGGTATCCCCGCTCTCCTCCGCGGAAGAATCGCGCGGGTTCGCTCGAAGCCCCGCGCCCGGAGGTCGCGGGCCACCTTTCGTCACGCGTCGCGGTGCACGGTCGCCGGTGAAAACGCGGGCAGGCAGACTGCGATGTATTCGGCGCCATCGGCGTGCGGCGAGGCATAGCGCACCCACTCGCCTTTCGGCGTGAGGACGGCTTGCCCGGCGCGGACGGTGAGTGTGGCGGTTTTTGTTTCGACCTGAAGTTCGCCGCGGAGGACGACGGTGTATTCGTCGAACTCGGGCGTCTGGCCTGGTTCGACCCAGCCGCCGGGGCTGCGCATGCGCGCGATGCTGACGGCGTCGGTTTTCGAGTTCACGCGACCGAAGAATTCCTCGATGAGCTTCGGCTTGTTGCCGGCGGCTTCGATGATGGTGGGGTTGGAAATGAGAGTAGCCATGGCGGATGAGTAGAGTGGGCGAACGGATCGGGCACAAAAAAGCCGCGGATCGCTCCGCGGCTTTGAAAGAAAACACTCAGTAGCGATAGTGCTCGGGCTTGTAGGGGCCTTCGACCGGGACGCCGAGATACTCGGCCTGAGACTTCGAGAGCTTGGTCAGCTTGGCGCCGATCTTCTCGAGGTGGAGGCGGGCGACTTCTTCGTCGAGGTGCTTCGGCAGGCGATAGACGCCGACCTTGTAGACATCCTTGTTCTTCCAGAGATCGAGCTGGGCGAGCGTCTGGTTGGTGAAGGAGTTCGACATGACGAACGACGGATGACCGGTGGCGCAGCCGAGGTTCACGAGGCGGCCTTCGGCGAGCAGGTAGATGCTGTTGCCGTTGGGGAACGTGAACATGTCGTATTGCGGCTTGATCGTCGTGCGCTTCACGCCCTTGGCGGCGTAGAGACGCGAGACCTGGATCTCGTTGTCGAAGTGGCCGATGTTACAGACGATGGCCTGGTCCTTCATCTTCGCCATGTGCTCGAGCGTGATGATGTCCTTGTTGCCAGTCGTGGTGACGTAGATGTCGGCGATGCCGAGCGTGGATTCGACGGTGTTGACCTCGAAGCCTTCCATCGCGGCCTGCAAGGCGTTGATGGGGTCGATCTCGGTGACGATGACGCGCGCGCCAAAGCCCTTGAGCGAAAACGCGGAGCCCTTGCCCACGTCGCCGTAGCCGCACACGCACGCGACTTTGCCGGCGATCATGACGTCGGTGGCGCGCTTGAGGCCGTCGGCGAGGGACTCGCGGCAGCCGTAGAGATTGTCGAACTTCGACTTGGTGACGGAGTCGTTGACGTTGATCGAGGGGACGAGGAGCTTGCCCTGCTCGTGGAGCTGGTAGAGGCGGTGGACGCCGGTGGTGGTTTCCTCGGAGACGCCGCGCCACTCCTTCACCATCGCGGTGAAGACGCCCGGCTGGGCTTTCTTGATCTTCTTGAGAAGGTTCTTGATGACCTGCTCCTCGTGCGAACCGGAAGCGCTGTTCACCCAATCGCTGCCCTGCTCCATTTCGTAGCCCTTGTGGAGGAGGAGCGTGACGTCGCCGCCGTCGTCGACGACGAGCTGCGGGCCCGTGCCGTTCGGGTGGCTGACGGCGCGCCAGGTGAGATCCCAATATTCCTCGAGCGTCTCGCCCTTCCAGGCGAAGACGGGCACGCCGGCGGCCGCGATGGCGGACGCGGCGTGGTCCTGCGTCGAGAAGATGTTGCACGACGCCCAGCGCACGGAGGCGCCGAGTTCGACGAGCGTCTCGATGAGGACGGCCGTCTGAATCGTCATGTGCAGCGAACCGGTGACGCGCACGCCCTTGAGCGGCTTCTTGGGGCCGAACTTGGCGCGGACGGACATCAGGCCGGGCATTTCGTGCTCGGCGATGGAGATTTCTTTGCGACCCCAGTCGGCGAGACCGATGTCCTTGACGTGGTAATCCTGCGTTTTCGCAGCGGAAGATTTCTTGGCTTTGGCCATGGTGGAAGGTGATTAGGCTTTGATCGCGGCGCGGAGCTCGGCGGCTTTCGCGGTGGATTCCCACGGCAGACCCTTCTTGCCGAAGTGGCCGTAATTCGTGGTTTGGCGGTAGATCGGGCGGAGCAAGTCGAGTTGCGCGACGATGTCGGCCGGCTTGAACGAGAACACCTTTTGCACGGCGTCCGTGATCTGCTCATCGGAAATGCCGAGCTTGGCAGTGCCGAAAGTCTCGACGCGAACCGAGACCGGTTTCGGGTGACCGATGGCGTAGGCGAATTGGATTTCGGCGTGCGTGGCGAGGCCGGCGGCGACGATGTTCTTCGCGACCCAGCGGCCCATGTAGGCGGCCGAGCGGTCGACCTTGGACGGATCCTTGCCCGAGAAGGCGCCGCCACCGTGACGGCCCCAGCCGCCGTAGGTGTCCACGATGATCTTGCGGCCGGTGAGGCCGGAATCGCCCTGCGGGCCACCAACGACGAAGCGACCGGTCGGGTTGATGAGATACTCGGTGTTCTTCGTCAGCAGCTTCGGGTCGATGACCTTCTTGATGACGTTTTCGATGAGGAATTTCTCGATCGTGGCGTGCTTCGCATCGGCTGCATGCTGCGTAGAGATGACGACGTTCACGACCTCGACGGGCTTGTCGTTCTGGTAACGGACGGAGACCTGCGTCTTCGCGTCGGGGCGGAGCCAAGAGACGGCGCCGGACTTGCGGATCTTCGTCAACTCGCGGCCGAGACGGTGCGCGAACATGATCGGCGTCGGCATGAGCTCGGGCGTCTCATTGCAGGCGTAGCCGAACATGATGCCTTGGTCGCCGGCACCCTGCTCTGCGGTCTTCTTGCCCTCGGCCTTTTTGGCGTCGACGCCCTGCGCGATGTCGGGCGACTGCGCGGTGAGGTAGTTATTGATGAAAACCTTGTCGGCGTGGAACACGTCGTCGTCGTTCACGTAGCCGATGTCGCGGATCGCATCGCGAATCACTTTGCCGAGGTTGATCGCCTCTTCGATGGGCTTGGTCGTGCCCTTCTTGGCATCCTGCAGCTTCGGAATGGTGATCTCGCCGCCCACGACGACGATGTTGGACTTCACGAACGTCTCGCACGCGACGCGCGAGGTGTGATCGATCTTCAAGCATGCATCGAGCACGCTGTCGGAGATGAGGTCGGCGACTTTGTCGGGGTGACCTTCACCGACCGACTCGGAGGAGAAAACGAAGTGATTGGCCATAGAATGTGAGCGGCGAAGAAAGACAGCGTGTCGAGCGGGAGCAAGTAGATTATCAACGTATCTGGATTCCATGATACGAAGACGCGTTAGCATCCCGGCGGCATCCGGCTTGCGTCGTGCGGCGGCGACGGTTGCATGCGGGGCGTTACCCCCATGTCCGAGCCCATTCTGAGACCCGAGGCCATCGAAGCGCTCCGCGCGGTTTCACCGGACGACGAAGGCGCGTTTTTCCGGGAGCTGATCGATATCTTTCTGGCTGACACCCCGATCCGCATTGCGGAACTGCGAAACGCCGTCGACGCGGCCAACGCTGGCGCCGCCGTCCGTGCCGCGCACAGCATCAAAGGCAGCGCCGGGAATTTCGGGGCGCAGAACCTCGCGCAACTGGCGCTGGAACTCGAAACCCTCGCGAAATCCAGCCAACTCGCCGCCGTCGCGGCGCGTTTCGGCGAACTCGAGCAGGCCTTCGCGGCCGTCCAAGGCGCGCTGCTCGCGCTGCGAAACTCATGAGCCCGCGCGGCCCCATTTCCAGCCTCCTCGGTGTCGTCCTGCTCGGCCTCGCGCTCGTGCCCGCGCAAGCGAAGCTCACTTGGACGCAGACCGAGATCTCGAGTGCGACCAAACCGCTGCAAAAAACGCTCTCCGTCTCCTTCGGTTTCAAAAACACCGGCACCCAGCCCGTCACCATTCGCGACGTCTCGGTCAGCTGCGACTGCATGTCGGCCGCGGCGGACAAGACCGTCTACCAACCGGGAGAAAGCGGGACGATCAACGCGCACTTCACCGTGGGCGATCGCATCGGCTCCTACGAACGCGGCGTGACGGTCGTCACGGACGACGGCGCGAAATCACAACACCTGAGAGTGCACATCGAGGTCCCCGAATTGGCCGCCGTCCAACCGCGCATCCTCGACTGGAATTCCGGCGCGCGCGCGGAGGAGAAGCCGGTCGAGATCACCGTGGCGCCGGGAATCCAAATCAACTTCACCGAGCTGTTCGTCTCCGCACCGTCGTTCTCCGCACGCTTCGAGACCCTCGAAGCCGGCCGCCGCTATCGCTTGTTCGTCAAGCCGCTGGCGACTACCGAAGCGGCCAGCGCGGCGATCCGTTTCAAAGGCAAGGCTGAGTCCGGCGACGACGTGGTCGTCAGTGCCTACGCGAACGTCAACTGACGGATCGCGCCGCGCCGCCAGCGTCGGAAGGCGCGTCAGTCGCGCTCAACCGGTTTTGAAATACCCGCGCTGCTTCTCGCTGATCGGCAGCTCCGATTTTTCCATCACCGCGAGCAAATCCTCCCAAGCGTCGCGCTTGATCTTCAACGCCGCTTCGGAGCGCAGTCCTTCCTGCCGCAGCAAATAAGACGGGTGATACGTGGCGCGCAGCGGGATGCCGTTGTAGGAATGCCACGAGCCGCGCGCTGCGCCCATCGTCTTGAAACGATCCGCGCCGAGCAGTCCGTCGACGGCGGTTTTGCCGAGCGCGACGAGCACCCGCGGCTGGATGATCTCGATCTGCGCGCGAATGAACGGCAGGCAATACGCCATCTCGTCCAGGGTCGGCGGACGGTTGCCCGTCTGAAAACCGTCTGCCGAACGCGCGCCCATCTCTGGCCGCCAATTGAGGATATTGCCGATGTAGACTTGCGCGCGCTCGAGCCCCATCGCCTTGATCATGCGATTGAGCAACTGTCCGGCGCGCCCGACAAACGGCTCGCCTTGCTCTTCCTCGTCCGCGCCCGGCGCCTCGCCGATGAACATCACGGACGCATCGAGATTGCCGACACCGAAGACCACTTGCTTGCCCGCGTAGACCCGCGCCTTGCAGGTCGCATCGTTCAGCACGATCTCGCGCAGCGCGTTCCAGCGCTCCTGTTTCGTGCCGCTCGGCAAACTCAGCGGCAGCGGCGTGCCGAGGCTTGGCGCGGCATGGGCCGGCACCACGCGCGGCGGCGGCGGAGCGAACGCGGTCGATGCGAAACTCGGCGCCGGTTCGGCGACGGAGCTTTCGCGGGACCGCGCCGACGGAGCCTCGTGTTGCACGGCGGCTTCCCGCGGTGCGGTGGACGCGGCTGGAGCGCCAGCGAGCTCGGCGCGCGCGACCTCGATGGCGCGCCGCAACTCCGC
This window of the Candidatus Didemnitutus sp. genome carries:
- the metK gene encoding methionine adenosyltransferase, which translates into the protein MANHFVFSSESVGEGHPDKVADLISDSVLDACLKIDHTSRVACETFVKSNIVVVGGEITIPKLQDAKKGTTKPIEEAINLGKVIRDAIRDIGYVNDDDVFHADKVFINNYLTAQSPDIAQGVDAKKAEGKKTAEQGAGDQGIMFGYACNETPELMPTPIMFAHRLGRELTKIRKSGAVSWLRPDAKTQVSVRYQNDKPVEVVNVVISTQHAADAKHATIEKFLIENVIKKVIDPKLLTKNTEYLINPTGRFVVGGPQGDSGLTGRKIIVDTYGGWGRHGGGAFSGKDPSKVDRSAAYMGRWVAKNIVAAGLATHAEIQFAYAIGHPKPVSVRVETFGTAKLGISDEQITDAVQKVFSFKPADIVAQLDLLRPIYRQTTNYGHFGKKGLPWESTAKAAELRAAIKA
- a CDS encoding HAD hydrolase-like protein encodes the protein MSSHRWITFDCFGTLVDWHTGFANILRPLAGERVGELIAAYHRYERPLEHERPHRLYADVLREGVARAAREIGLAVPDHDVNALPDHWGTQPVFADVEPALAELRATGWKLAVLTNCDRALFAQTQRGFRQPFDLVVTAEEVKDYKPSLAHFRHFWRVSGVERENWVHAACSFYHDVGPAREMDITCIWVDRDRTGEDPAAATARIESLAALPATVQRLTKS
- a CDS encoding cupin domain-containing protein, with the protein product MATLISNPTIIEAAGNKPKLIEEFFGRVNSKTDAVSIARMRSPGGWVEPGQTPEFDEYTVVLRGELQVETKTATLTVRAGQAVLTPKGEWVRYASPHADGAEYIAVCLPAFSPATVHRDA
- a CDS encoding ATP-binding cassette domain-containing protein, with translation MPAAPLLFDFRQLTVYRGERRALHGLDLQLRAGEHVAILGPNGCGKSTLIKTLTRELYPTTDTPGYRFQLLGEEFADITDFRRKLGLVALDQMLKLSYEVTERRVTGLELVLSGFFDSIGLWPHMRPSPTQRRRARAVMRELGIPHLATRSLQEMSSGEQRRCFIGRALVHDPAALLLDEPTTSLDPAAVIEFRRTLRTLCRRNKSVVLVTHNVADLVPEIDRVLLMRDGRIVADGPPPRVLSTASLSALFSAPLRLVRTRGHYDLVSR
- a CDS encoding uracil-DNA glycosylase; its protein translation is MNVREHLLCLTDELRRLKGEGSRTVVVNEESLAELRRAIEVARAELAGAPAASTAPREAAVQHEAPSARSRESSVAEPAPSFASTAFAPPPPRVVPAHAAPSLGTPLPLSLPSGTKQERWNALREIVLNDATCKARVYAGKQVVFGVGNLDASVMFIGEAPGADEEEQGEPFVGRAGQLLNRMIKAMGLERAQVYIGNILNWRPEMGARSADGFQTGNRPPTLDEMAYCLPFIRAQIEIIQPRVLVALGKTAVDGLLGADRFKTMGAARGSWHSYNGIPLRATYHPSYLLRQEGLRSEAALKIKRDAWEDLLAVMEKSELPISEKQRGYFKTG
- the ahcY gene encoding adenosylhomocysteinase — protein: MAKAKKSSAAKTQDYHVKDIGLADWGRKEISIAEHEMPGLMSVRAKFGPKKPLKGVRVTGSLHMTIQTAVLIETLVELGASVRWASCNIFSTQDHAASAIAAAGVPVFAWKGETLEEYWDLTWRAVSHPNGTGPQLVVDDGGDVTLLLHKGYEMEQGSDWVNSASGSHEEQVIKNLLKKIKKAQPGVFTAMVKEWRGVSEETTTGVHRLYQLHEQGKLLVPSINVNDSVTKSKFDNLYGCRESLADGLKRATDVMIAGKVACVCGYGDVGKGSAFSLKGFGARVIVTEIDPINALQAAMEGFEVNTVESTLGIADIYVTTTGNKDIITLEHMAKMKDQAIVCNIGHFDNEIQVSRLYAAKGVKRTTIKPQYDMFTFPNGNSIYLLAEGRLVNLGCATGHPSFVMSNSFTNQTLAQLDLWKNKDVYKVGVYRLPKHLDEEVARLHLEKIGAKLTKLSKSQAEYLGVPVEGPYKPEHYRY
- a CDS encoding Hpt domain-containing protein, with the translated sequence MSEPILRPEAIEALRAVSPDDEGAFFRELIDIFLADTPIRIAELRNAVDAANAGAAVRAAHSIKGSAGNFGAQNLAQLALELETLAKSSQLAAVAARFGELEQAFAAVQGALLALRNS
- a CDS encoding DUF1573 domain-containing protein; the encoded protein is MSPRGPISSLLGVVLLGLALVPAQAKLTWTQTEISSATKPLQKTLSVSFGFKNTGTQPVTIRDVSVSCDCMSAAADKTVYQPGESGTINAHFTVGDRIGSYERGVTVVTDDGAKSQHLRVHIEVPELAAVQPRILDWNSGARAEEKPVEITVAPGIQINFTELFVSAPSFSARFETLEAGRRYRLFVKPLATTEAASAAIRFKGKAESGDDVVVSAYANVN